Genomic segment of Drosophila biarmipes strain raj3 chromosome 2L, RU_DBia_V1.1, whole genome shotgun sequence:
AGTTGGGTTTTACCCGTACCTCGAAGATGGCTAAGCAAAGGTGAAATTGCTTGGAAGTCCTTTAAATTCCGTGAGAGATGCTTgcatattacgtatacgctaGAGTGGTGCTTGGTTAGTTTTATGCAACATCTTATTAAAAAGTAAGcacacatttttgttaaaaaaacgaaagataaaaataactatatttatacccatttttttataaatgtaggGGTTTTTCTCCCCCTACAAAAGTTAAGCAAAGGTAAAATTGCATGGAAGTCCTTCCTACCTGTGCTCCAAAATAGTTTCACTTAAAACTGTATTCAAAGGAGAAACTCTCTATTGCTTTAATAGAGTTAAAAGtgaaagtaaatattttttaacacattttatgaatttttctCTTAAACCCCTTTTAAAGTTTAGTACTGGTAAAATGAGACTGAAGTGCTTTAAAATTCTTTGAAGATGCTTgcatattacgcatacgcagagCTGGTGCATACAAAATTTTCTTTTgaatgttatttaaattagaataaaatttgtttatgttttacttttttttaattatatgatTCTATTTTTCTCACATAACTCAGTGCGTGGGCCTGTTTACCTAAgacttttaaatacatttccaTCAAATTGCTTTTTGCTTTACAACTCATCAAATGGttaatttccatttcaaacgatttaaattgaaatcgtGTCGAGGccttatcaatttttttatcaaacGCTGTGCGATAATTTCGTCACTTGCTGGCGAAACTCATTTGCAACTCAATTTCCCCTGGAAATTCAATCAAACCCCTCCACAGGCCGTCAATTATGACATTATCAAGAGCAGAGAACTAAGTTCCAACTTTTCACCGCATCGCCCACCCCTTGCAATTCCCATAAAGGGGTTCTGTATGTGCGTTTATCTATGTACATATACGCTACcgattctgctgctgctgctgctgttgccttTTTGCGGCCATTGGGAGCGCTCCTTCTAATTTGCATGCCCCTGCTCACATTGCCCGTAATTGAATTAGTTTTAATGCGATATTCTGGCGCGATAAGGCCGACACCCAGATAGCGCCTTTATTCGTTTATGAACGGTCATTTATCAATTGCAACTCGCACAATTCACTTGCAATTACCCAAACAAAGGGCACAACAAAACCCACGAAAATCCGAGAGATACGGCGTgggaaaaataagaaaagctTAGAGATACAATATTAAAAGCAAGGGAAAAGAGAATATATTCGCGGAGAAAAACGATTACGTTTcatgtttagaaaaaaatatatgagcTATTAATTTGTGGTTAATCTTTTcaagttttctttattttataaatattatatgctTCCAGAAagttatgttttatttattaaagcaGAAAGGCACCAAAAAAAACGCACCGAAAGATATATAATATTCAGGGAGTAAAAGCGAATCTAAGACATGTTTTTGTAAGATGCTggctaatattttttataagttccCCTTACTTAATAAAAAGTATCTGCTCTAGAAAAGTTTTATAAATGTgccaaaaattttttgtttaattttccatttgctgtctgttttaataataacttgTAACAACAaaattcatataaatatttaaattaatcaatttaaaaaaaaagcccTTTATCAAAttcgttttataaaaatacacacaaagcgcaagtatttttaaacaagaaCTTTGCACATTGCTAAAAAATTTAAGCGGcacgttttttaaatttatacacTAATATATTAGGTTTAAAGTTCACAGTTGCACAAACTATTAAGAACTTTATGTGATGTCTGCTTAGTGTCTTTTAGCATATGTATATTCATtttgttgaaattaatttgcacTGCACTTTGCGGTTACGCCGCCCCCCCTCGGGATCATGTCAATCCCACGGATACGTGTGATATGCGCTGATAAAAAGCCAATCAGCCCGCCGCTCTCGTTACCTGAGCGATCCACCTCCACCTGGGCGGCGTGGCAGGTGCAAGAGATGCGGTGCGGTTGCAGATGCCAGAGGGATTCCCTTGGAGCGCGCTGTTTGCCTCGGCACTCAGAAGTCGGGCAGCGGTAGCGATGGCGTTGGCGGTGGCGGACTCGATTCGCAGCGTTCTCGACGCGTCACATGAACTTTTCAGACTGAGCGGCAAGTCGGAAGCGAGTGGCCAGCcgagccaaaaaaaaaacgagagcGGAGCGGCCAAAGAAAGTCGACGCCGACGCCAGCGCCGCCGGTCGCCGGTggcagaggcagcggcagAGCAGCCGAGATAGTACCAGTAGCTAAAGTGGGCGCGTGTAAAAGGGGGCGGCGGAGCCGAGCGTGGGCGAGCGCCGATGAACATCCACTCAAAACCCAGAGAGTGAGTGAAAACGAAAGCAGAAGTCCCaagtatttaaaacaattaaattaaaatattattgaacagacttaagtaaaatcaaacctttttaaaaacataaaatgtgTGCAGTGTTCAGCTTCGCATGCTTTGTATCTTTCAGATAAAAGTGCTTTAAACAGCTTCCCAAATCCATTTAATCTTATAAGAACTTGGTTTTggtaataaaatgtaatgtgtATCGTATGGGTTGATGaaagataaaatatatattttgaaaactcAACCATTGTCTTAAAACCTAAAAGCGAgaggaaaattataaattataagaaaataagggCTCCGAAATGTTTTTAAGAGTATTCAAAATTGTACTATTTATTatgtaaaatgtatataaattaaagtaaaacaaaaatgacgcatttatttatttgaataaaagtttaaaatattaaaaaattaataaaaaaaatgtttaataaacgTGGTAGTTATTGGTGTTGTTCTAGAGTCAAAAGTTGATtgtaataaacaaacaaagacaaacaaataaagaaagCTAAAATCCccaaagtatttatttatttaaacaaataaataccgAGTGAATACCGAGTGAGTTAAACTGAAAGCAGCACAAAGCGGTTCGGAACCGACCAAATCGGGAAGCGGCCATAAATCAATGGATTCTTTGTGTTCTCCCGGCCAAAcagtattaaaaacaattaaatgtaattggcACAAATTAACTATCCCCAAACAAATGACCATTAAATTCTAAGGAATacacatatttaaaaagtgtaaaataCTTATAAACAAAGTAGACCACAATGTGGTTGTTCCActcaagaaatatttaaatttaaacataaatgAACACAAGATAGATTCACATACTATTCACTGTTTGCTCGTGAATTTATACACACAAGCCAAGTATGTAGGGTCTTCAATGTAGTAgccaaatttaattaaacaatcgTCTTCTGGCGCAGATACAAAACCACATGGTCAAGTAGCTCTGCCCCAAATCGCAATGAAAATCGTTGAGGTAgcaaaacacataaaaattaaatagaattggaataaaatggaaaacaaaatcGATCAATGAATAAAAACACACGTTTTCCGGTAATGTGGGATGCCTACTATAATCATCATGGAAATGTCTTCcctaatataaatatttaaatttttttaaataggttATACCCTTGCCAGACAACAATtacgaaaaacatttttttaaaagcgtTTTTAAtcagttttatataattaaaggTTACAAAATCACATTTAGCGTCGATCCACTGCGCCTTTTGTAGCTTCTGttcataatttgttttttggtaTTGAAAGCCGAATTGTTCAACAAATTTAACTGGTATATTAAATAATCCTAACGACTACGATTACGATTAGGCACTGTAGCAGATGTCTTCTGGATAGAAAAGTTCCTAACTGAAGAAGTACACAGAGTCGAGTACGTTGCGCAGGTCAAAGTCTCCCTTCTGGGGCAGCTGTTTTACGGTACGGTTCAGCTGACGCTTGGACAGGTCCTCCACGGAGCCATCGTTGGTAAAGTCGCTAGGgaataaaacattataaacaaatcaactTGAATGTTATGTTATAACTCACTTATCCTTAAAGCTGTAGGTCCGTCGCATAAAGTCGGACAGCTGCTCCAGAATGGGCTGCGAGTGGAGGGCAACAAACTGCTCCCGACACATCCGATTCAGATCCGGTACTGTGTTGGCGTGAGTCCAGAAACAGTCGTGCACCGATACGAATGTGATGCCCTGCCGTTCGCAGTGCAGCGAGGTGAGCATCATGTGCGAGGAATCCAGCGAGTGGATGAAGTTCGGCGGGAAGGCGTTCTTCTGCTTGAGGATGTTTGGACGTTCATACATGTCCATAGGCATGTTTGAGGACACCTTAAATCCGGTGCGAGGCGAGTGCTTCATCTCCTGACGATTGTAGGGCTGCACCACCGGCAGACCGAGTGGCGTCACCCACTCGACATTCTGGCTACAGACACCGGAAATAAGACGGGCGCACTCCGTAAACCAATCCTGGATTTCTCGCGTCGACGTGAACATTTCTCGCAGGCTCTCGAACGTCTTGGTGGTCAAGTATGTGGACGCCGGCCACACCCAATCCTTGGGAAACTCGTCGATGTCCTTTAGTTGGCGTGCAATCTGCAGTCTTGCTCCGTAGCGCGTCACTCCGTATACTGTAGTCATCACCGTTTGTTTGATCACCTTTCGACGAACGAACCCAGCTAGTGCCTCTGCCACATGCAGTCCATTTTGGGCATCGGTCTTCCTGCTCTTCTCTACCAAAGCAGCCACTGCACTGTAGACGTCCTGCGGAATGGCCGACGGGGCTAGGTTAACACTACAGGCTCCCGCTTCGTCTCTTCCCAAAGCTGCATAATGCTGCAATCCATTGCAGGAGCCATCCTGGTGGATGGGAAAGCGACTGAGATAGGCGGCGGGATCCGGACAGCGATGCACGTTGGCAATTTCCATGCAGCAGGCCAAAGTTTGCCAGGGCTCATCTGATTTGGACCACCACATACGACCTGTGAGCGGATTATCCGCAGAGTCCAGGATATCCGGCATAATCTCCTCCGCGTACAGGAGACGTTCCCTAACCGAGTCGCGTTTCTTCATCCCCGTCAGGTTGATGCAGTGCAGCTTGAGCCAACTAAAACCATCGACTCCCAGTGGCTGTGCCTGATCGAAGATGAGCATCGAACGAGCCAAGTCAGAGCCCAGATGATTGAGATGTGGTGGCACGGGGTAGACGCGTCCTCGGAAGTCCATGTTGTGTGGCAGCCAGAAGACTTTATCGCGGTACTaaaaatatgtacatatattagTTATAATAAAGATTACAAGTTTCTTTCTGTAGAGAACTCACATGCTGTGCCAGGGACAACCTATAGAGAGCATCGCACCACAAGCTGTACATCTCGGCCTGCTTTCTTCGGTGACCCAGTTTGTCCCGGAATTGCTTCGCCCGATCCGCCGAGGATGCAGCATTGCCTTCGGCATCTTTAGCCGGCAGCGTTGGAAGCGGAGGCAGAGAACTGGGTGGTTGAGGGACATCCAATTTCGCATCACCACCGTTCTGGAACACCTCAATAATCACATCCAGCAATTGCGTGTTTACCCGCCAGGGGACACTGGCCAATTGATTCAAAGAATCTAAAGCGGGATAAAGGTGCTGCGGATTGGATGCAGATATCCGGTCCCACTGCTGGATGGCTTGGTGAGGCAGGCGGATCAGTTCAGACTTATTGAGCAGGTAGCCACCGTTGTGGGGAGTACTCCACGGTTGCGGAGGACACAGCATGGGCACCAGATTTGAGTCGAAGGTGAGCGTCTGCTGGCGTGAAGCCCGAAATAATCTCGAGAGCACCGGGTGTGGTTTGACTTCCTCCTTCACAAACCGCCCTTGATTCCGGAAGAGAGTGTAGAACGCGGGCAACAGGTTCTGCGGCTGAGAGGCCGCTTTGGTTTTGCTCTTTTGCCTCATTATATGGGCGTCGATCTTGATGTCCCGCATCAGGATGTTGTACAGAAAGCGACCCACGCCAATCAGGACATTGGAGGGCCACGGCACCTCCGGCAGATCCATACTGGGTCCGCTCTCTCGCTGTTCGTGCACGAGACGCTGCCAAGCCTGTCGCGTGTTATCCTGTGACTTTCCGCTGTCCCACAGTTCACAGTACGAGCTGTAAATCTCGCCAATTTTCTCCAGTGTGCCGTTGTGTTTCTTCTGTTCAATTTGGTATCTTTGCTGCACTCTCTGCCCGAGTTGTTTGTACAACTGGCCCACCGTGGGACTGAATGTTTCGGAGCCTTCGGCCAGCTTGTAAAGTTCCTTGATCAGGATGTCGGCAAAGTGCGAAGTGTCCAGGGTCTTTAGATATGTGTAGTAGTTCATGAAGCCATGTGGTTTGAAGCGCACTTGGGCTCGCAGAGTGTTAAGATCCCGCACAATGGCTGATGAAATTTGTTTGCGCCAGGTTTCCTCCAGTTCCTTCAGGCGTTCGCGCTGAATATTGATTAAAATAAGTACAAAtattgtgttttatttaattatacttACGCATTTTTCGGAATTGGCAAACTCCTTGGATTTCTCAATGGACTTGATGGTGATGCTACCGTCGAGTTCAATTTTGAGTTGTTCCCTTGCAAGCTTTTCTAATTGGGCCGTGGTGTAGCCTCGCTTGGAGTTCATTATGGCATAGTCCAAATCATCTTCACCTGGTTTTCCCTCTTCTCCAACAGGTAAAACGTGCTTGTTTAGATGATTCAGTAGTTCATTGTCGTAACCCAGTTGCGGCGGCACATAGACAGGCTTGAAGTCCGGACGAATTCGTCGAATGGCGTCCAGGGCAATGTCCCGCTGATCGGCCACAAACTTGGATTTATCCATAATTTGGTCCAAACTGAATCCCTCCTTCTCCGCTTGTGCTATGTACTGGGATATGTATTGCTGATTCTGTTCATCTGGTTCCAGGCGTCCCAAGCATTCAAATATGGCGGCATAGCTTTGTTCATTGAACGTCAGGCCATCCTCCTCGATGAGTTTGAAGAGCTCCTGCGAGCGATCAAAGGATCCCTTGCCCGCGTAGCCGTGCAATAGTATGTTGTACAGGTCAATGGTGATGAGGCCTTCGGACATGTGTGGCAAAGTACTCTTCCTCACCCTTCCCCGATAAGCGATAATGGTGGACAGGGCGCGATTAAGCATGTTGGCGGAGACACACACATTCAGATAGGTATTTAGATTCATGTGCAGTGCCCGCTGTTTGGCCAGACGCTCTTGCTCCTCGTTCACGTGTACCTTTGACTTGAATCTACAAGgggaaataaaacattttagagtttttcttttaaaatcttGGCTAAAACTCTTTACCGTTTTTTGGACTTGGATGTGACTGCACTGGCGTTGGGCATGGCCACGGCTGTTACAGCAGGTTTGCTTTTGTCTAGGGGGTTAATGTAAGGCTCAATGGCTTCGAAAGGATCCAGAACGTCGGCTTCTTCAGGAAGCACCTTGGGCGTACTTAGTCTATAAGATTGAAGAacgaatataaataaaatcagtagGGAATAACAAGTCTAAATGTAGAAATCTCATCATATAAGCTTAGGAGTTCTGTTCTTAAGGAGTTGAACCTCTTCCAATCCTAGACCTACCCAAAGTCCGCTTCGTGTTGATCGTTCCCCATGCTCTCGATGATATCCCGAAAGTTGTGAAAGCTCTTGAGGATGTTTTGCACTTCCTCGGGATTCGCAATCACCTGCTTGGTGTACTCATCCTTGCCGAAGAATAGCATTGGCCGATCATCGTAGATTCCGGACTCCAGAATCGAACCATCCAAGGCCTCCATATCGATCTTCTGATACTCCACAGGTTGCCGCTGCGCCAGGTCCAAGACGCCCTTGGTCTTCTTATCCTTGCGATCCTCCCGGGCACGTCGATCCAAAATTTGCTGCTGGGCCTTCTGTATAAAGTCAGCCAGCTTCTTGGACTTTAGCCGCTTGACCCGTGATCTTCGCTCGCTGATGGCCTGCTCGGTGACTGGAGGGGAAGATAGGCGATATGTTTATATAGGAAATTACTGGTAATCCTGCTGGGACCTACCCTCCAGGAGCTCCACATATTTGGCGTAGCGCGGCTTGCGCAATCGCTTTTTTTTCGCCTGGGTCAATGCATCTGCCTGTGTGggtgttgttgtttgtgtgcgcgttgttgtggttgtggttgttgtcACTGCAAGGGGAAAGCACGTGTTGCATTAGTTTGGCTCCTTTTGGGCACTCTGTATTATCACTACTCACCTGCCGGCGTTTGGCGGTATAGCATTTGATAATACTGCTGATAATGGGTGAAATTTGAAGGCGCAATTCCGCCTCCGCAGCCGCAGCACACTGtgggtgttgttgttgtgtgggcggtgggcggcacTCGCAGGGCTTTTTGCACTGCCGCCGCGCGATTTGCACTCAACAAACGATACATTTCGACGAGTTGCAGCTAGGCGCACACGTTACACGCAAATGTCATCAATTTATCGCAGTTTTCGACACTTTTCACACAGCATTTGTTGCATAATTACACACCGAATCCGTCCAATTTGTTGTTTATTCGCGCACTTCACGTGTGGCGGCCGCAAGCAGTTGACAGCACTGCTTGCCCGGCGAACAGCTGTTGGCGAAGACAGGGGTGGCGAacaaaaaatactgaaaattATATACCAAAGAATACCTTTTCGCCcattgcattttttaaatactgcaGAACATTATATATTCTTAAGtttcataattttatattttaaactttataaaCACTCGTATATAGAGACAATCTTtggaactttatttttatgttaagcTGC
This window contains:
- the LOC108027877 gene encoding DNA-directed RNA polymerase, mitochondrial — encoded protein: MYRLLSANRAAAVQKALRVPPTAHTTTTPTVCCGCGGGIAPSNFTHYQQYYQMLYRQTPAVTTTTTTTTRTQTTTPTQADALTQAKKKRLRKPRYAKYVELLEVTEQAISERRSRVKRLKSKKLADFIQKAQQQILDRRAREDRKDKKTKGVLDLAQRQPVEYQKIDMEALDGSILESGIYDDRPMLFFGKDEYTKQVIANPEEVQNILKSFHNFRDIIESMGNDQHEADFGLSTPKVLPEEADVLDPFEAIEPYINPLDKSKPAVTAVAMPNASAVTSKSKKRFKSKVHVNEEQERLAKQRALHMNLNTYLNVCVSANMLNRALSTIIAYRGRVRKSTLPHMSEGLITIDLYNILLHGYAGKGSFDRSQELFKLIEEDGLTFNEQSYAAIFECLGRLEPDEQNQQYISQYIAQAEKEGFSLDQIMDKSKFVADQRDIALDAIRRIRPDFKPVYVPPQLGYDNELLNHLNKHVLPVGEEGKPGEDDLDYAIMNSKRGYTTAQLEKLAREQLKIELDGSITIKSIEKSKEFANSEKCRERLKELEETWRKQISSAIVRDLNTLRAQVRFKPHGFMNYYTYLKTLDTSHFADILIKELYKLAEGSETFSPTVGQLYKQLGQRVQQRYQIEQKKHNGTLEKIGEIYSSYCELWDSGKSQDNTRQAWQRLVHEQRESGPSMDLPEVPWPSNVLIGVGRFLYNILMRDIKIDAHIMRQKSKTKAASQPQNLLPAFYTLFRNQGRFVKEEVKPHPVLSRLFRASRQQTLTFDSNLVPMLCPPQPWSTPHNGGYLLNKSELIRLPHQAIQQWDRISASNPQHLYPALDSLNQLASVPWRVNTQLLDVIIEVFQNGGDAKLDVPQPPSSLPPLPTLPAKDAEGNAASSADRAKQFRDKLGHRRKQAEMYSLWCDALYRLSLAQHYRDKVFWLPHNMDFRGRVYPVPPHLNHLGSDLARSMLIFDQAQPLGVDGFSWLKLHCINLTGMKKRDSVRERLLYAEEIMPDILDSADNPLTGRMWWSKSDEPWQTLACCMEIANVHRCPDPAAYLSRFPIHQDGSCNGLQHYAALGRDEAGACSVNLAPSAIPQDVYSAVAALVEKSRKTDAQNGLHVAEALAGFVRRKVIKQTVMTTVYGVTRYGARLQIARQLKDIDEFPKDWVWPASTYLTTKTFESLREMFTSTREIQDWFTECARLISGVCSQNVEWVTPLGLPVVQPYNRQEMKHSPRTGFKVSSNMPMDMYERPNILKQKNAFPPNFIHSLDSSHMMLTSLHCERQGITFVSVHDCFWTHANTVPDLNRMCREQFVALHSQPILEQLSDFMRRTYSFKDNDFTNDGSVEDLSKRQLNRTVKQLPQKGDFDLRNVLDSVYFFS